In a genomic window of Candidatus Methanoperedens sp.:
- a CDS encoding type II toxin-antitoxin system HicB family antitoxin: MILEYINAALEKAKYEIIEDDEPYYGEVPGLKGVWATGKNLEECRRNLAEIIEGWIILRLKKGLQIPSIGGIKFEEPRVMESLDKIDASVMETAC; this comes from the coding sequence ATGATACTTGAATACATAAATGCGGCGCTTGAAAAAGCAAAATATGAGATAATTGAAGATGATGAACCCTATTACGGGGAGGTTCCAGGACTAAAAGGGGTCTGGGCAACCGGCAAAAACCTGGAAGAATGCAGAAGAAATCTTGCCGAAATAATAGAAGGATGGATAATTCTCAGATTAAAAAAAGGACTTCAAATCCCTTCAATCGGTGGTATAAAATTTGAAGAGCCAAGGGTGATGGAATCTCTTGACAAAATTGATGCCAGTGTCATGGAAACAGCTTGTTAA
- a CDS encoding type II toxin-antitoxin system HicA family toxin, giving the protein MTKLMPVSWKQLVKRLKEFGFEGPFSGGKHPYMLKGDLVLTLPNPHKKEIGVDLLSRILKQANIKKQEWLK; this is encoded by the coding sequence TTGACAAAATTGATGCCAGTGTCATGGAAACAGCTTGTTAAGAGATTAAAGGAATTCGGATTCGAAGGTCCATTCTCTGGTGGGAAGCATCCGTATATGTTAAAAGGCGATCTTGTTTTAACGTTACCTAACCCTCATAAAAAAGAGATTGGGGTTGACCTGCTATCCCGCATATTAAAACAAGCCAACATAAAGAAGCAAGAATGGCTAAAATGA